Genomic segment of Panicum virgatum strain AP13 chromosome 9N, P.virgatum_v5, whole genome shotgun sequence:
ATATTTGAATTTAGTGTAAGGGGAGGAATGAGTTACATCAATACTAGAACTCCACGGATATAAATCAGTTTTTTATCAACATTGTGGGACCTATGAGACAAAAGCTCAGCTTTTTATCAACATTGCGGGACCTATGAAACAAAAGCTGGATGTTGGCTGAAATGGCAGGTAGCACAACTGTCGGCTGAACAAATTCTCTGTTGAAAACCATTGTGTTAAGTCTTTCCAGATGTTTCAGAGAATCGTCGTGATGATTGTGGATTGGACCTTGATGCCTTGATGGAGTTGTTGTCTAAGGCAGGGAGCTGCCAAAGGTCAGATGATCCGGGCAAGAGGAATTAACGTTTACTAACCTACTTGCGGGAAGTGGCAAAAGGTTAAATGACTACATATCGCTAACATATTTTTCACAAATAGATCAATTCAAGCCAAGCAAAAGGAAAGGGCAAGTCAGCATGTTAGTTAGCCCATCAATAGACCGTTTGTTTGGATGGGCTTAACCGGCTGGCTGAAGCTGCTGCTGGAGTGCTAGCCAAACTAACACCACGCAGCGCCAGCCAAAGCAATCCAGCCCAGCTCCAGCCTCTTCCACCCAGCCGAACAGGGCAAAAGATGTATAAGTTGTTTTGGgcacaaaaatatatatttcaatCAAAAATAGAAATTGTAAGTAAATTCTAAGTAATAAATTTTGGTCAAAAATAGAAATTATTATAGAATAAAAATATTCTAAGTGAAAAATAAGATGCCCTTGTAGAAATTGTTCAGAGAATGAAAAAAATtgatcaaaaataaaaattattgcTAAACAAGAAAAAATGTTCCAAGTcaatataaataattaaaatattgATATTGGATCTTATTGCTTCAAATTAATTTCTAAGAAAGTTTAGGCCTAGAAAGTTTGCATCCACTTGCCCATTGCCACACAACCCAAGTATTTTTCTCGACGTCTCTAGCCAATATTAAGTTGTGGAATAGTGGCTTTTGAAAAGAGTTATGAATATTATATGATATGTCGGGTGTCATGTTATCTCCAAGGGCAAGTGTGAAAACACAATCAAGACTTTCATGAGCATGAGAGCAGACAATGGGAGAGTAGGATTGTAATATTGTAATTTTGAAATACCTTATTTATACTTTGAACTCATCATGATCCTGTTTATGTTAATTTTAAtcttattttttgaatttatctaTGCTGGTATATGAGAGCTTTGGTACATTTGGGGAAGATGAGAACCGGCACACTCCATACCAAGAAAGATCCACCACTGCAAGCGGATGCAGTGACTAGCATGTGGGCCTGTAAACCGTTTTAGaccttgtttagatccaaaacgcaaaatgcaaaatttttgtaaatcgcttgcatgatgtactaaatgtagtcaaaaaataaattgcattacacaaatggaatgtaaatcgcgagatgaatctaatgagcctaattacggcgtgattagacactaaattgctacagtaatgctacggTAAACACGCTCTAATGATGAAtcaattaggctcattagattcgtcttgtagtttacagacgagatctgtaattagtttagTGATTAGTTTACATTAAATACTTTAAATATTGAATATTCTCTTCTAAAAATgtaaagtgatctaaacacacccttagagCATGTTGGATGATCCATTAACGTCTTTCAGCATTTTAGCCAACTGACCCGTTACTAACAATCGTTCGTTTGACCGGGTTCCCACACACCCGAAAACAACACGAGTCTACGGCCCATGACCATGAGGCCGAAGACCCACCTGCCGCAcagccaggccgccgccgcagccaccaccaaccccgcggcggccggcctcgCCCGATAAGACGCCGGCCCGCctcccgcctccccctccccttccgCTCCCACCTgcccccgcggcggccggcctcgCCCGATAAGACGCCGGCCCGCCTCccgcctccggcctccccctccccttccgCTCCCACCTGCCCCCGCGTGCCACGGCCCACGACCAGCCACCTCCTGCCGCAGCGATGCCGCCCCCGTCCCTCTTGCTCCTCCACTCCCGCGCCCCGCTTCAGCCCCGCCCATTCCGGATGAACTCCCGGGGAGCTCCGAGCAGGGTAGTCGTCTGCTCCGCCGCGTCCGCCGAGGGGTTCATCTCCGCGGCTCCGATCCTTCTCCCAGAGGGTCCCTGGAAGCAGGTGACTGACGAAATGGCAAGGGTCGCAGGCGCGGGCATCGACGGGAGGGCTTTGGTTGGGCTTAAGACTGAGCCTGGTTGCTTGTTGGTGTGAAATGCAGGTAGAAGGTGGCGTTACTGCCGCGAAGGGGTTCAAGGCGGCGGGCATCTACGGTGGGCTGCGCGCCAAGGGCGAGAAGCCCGACTTGGCATTGGTCGCCTGCGACGTCGACGCCACCGTAGCAGGTACGTGCGCGACTCTTTATGAACTCCTCCTTTCACTAGTATGGCAGAGGTGGGAAGATGTTCTCGTAGTTTCTGAATGCCAGTTTGCTGCTTTGGTGCGCTAGGTGTCTATGTTCATTATCGATTTGGACGCAATGAACAATTAGATATGCTGTCGTTTCTGATGTTACAGCTTACAGGGTGCATTGGCTTCCGATTTTACTTGTTATGCCTTTATATGATTGGTTAGTTGTTAGCTAGGCTTAACTCTTATGCTGAACTCCTTTCAGGAGCTTTTACTACAAACGTAGTTGCTGCCGCACCTGTTTTGTATTGTAAGAACGTCCTCAATACATCGAAAACAGTAAGTTAATGCTTCCTTCTCATCTGCCTTTGAACAGAACTTCCTCAAACAATTTGGGTTAATCACTTATTGGTTTATTATCTTTATGCAACACTTTGTTCTATAGGGTCGTGCTGTGTTAATTAATGCTGGACAAGCAAATGCTGCAACTGTAAGTGTTAATAAGAACCATATCGGTCCTACTCGTCAGCATCTGTTATGAAATCTATATGGTAACTCAATACTTGGTGCCTGATATTGACTTATTTTCTCTAAATGGTTGCCTGTCAGGGTGATCTTGGCTATCAGGATGCAGTTGATAGTGCACATGCTGTTGCCAAGGCAAGGGCCTGCCCTTTTAGCTGTCTATTCACAATGAAAGTCATTTGACTGCTATATATGTTTGACCACGTAACTTCTTCTGCAGCTTCTCAATGTGAGCACAGATGACATACTGATTCAGTCTACTGGTGTCATTGGTCAAAGAATAAAGAAGGTACACGATGATATGTCCAGTATGCAGTGATTGATCAGCTACTTGTTTCCCAGTAGCATATTGGCTTTAGTATGACATTATATAGTACAGTGCCTGTCTGATATATGTCCTTTGGTACTGCAGGAGGCACTTCTAAATTCACTGCCTAGACTTGTGGGTTCACTGTCTTCTTCAGTTCAGGGGTAACTAACATTCAGTTATGAGTAGCATTATAGCCCAAGCCtttaaagtttaaaattttgtggtAATCATAAACACTTACTGTCACTAACCTAATATACCTTCTTCATTAGCGCGAATTCTGCTGCTGTGGCCATTACAACTACAGACCTTGTTAGCAAGAGCATTGCTGTCCAGACTGAGGTTTTATTCTCTCGGTTTGCTTGTAATGTTTTTCCCTTGGATTTTTATTGTGCTATGATCAGATTTTTATTGCCATCAATTCGTGTTGAGAACTAGATTGGAGGAGTGGCTATCAGAATAGGAGGAATGGCTAAAGGTTCTGGAATGATTCACCCAAACATGGCAACTATGCTCGGTGTATGTTCCCATCTTCCGttgctccctctcccttcctctATGAAGGCATGTAGCAATCTTAATAGgcatttttttcttctattaTAGGTTTTAACCACTGATGCTCAAGTCAGCAGTGATGTCTGGAGAGAAATGGTCCGAACCTCAGTTAGTAGAAGTTTCAACCAAATTACTGTGAGTCTCCACTCTTTGAATAATGTATTGATGATTTGTAAACAATCAAACGCCAATTGCTTCTAATTTCTAAAGAAGGACTACTGTATGGCAAATGTGCACATGAAAATCCCAGATGGTTAAGGGTGGGGGGACGCTACGATTTGTTCGTCATACTGTTCATATACCACCACTCTGATACATCACTATTTTGAAGAATTAATATTGCAATAGGTAGTGTGCATATTCATTAAAGTAGCAGTTTTTTTTCCTTGCAATAATATTTTACTTTTTTTGCAAATGTGATAATCTAATCAACAGAAGACACAGAAATCAATAATCATTTTGTGCCTTAATCCTGAAGGTGGATGGTGATACAAGTACCAATGACTGTGTTATTGCTATGGCAAGTGGGTTATCTGGTTTATCTGGAATTCTCAGTCTTGACAGCACTGAGGCCCAACAGTTCCAAGCATGCCTAGATGCAGTAAGTGCTTCCCAGTGTTCATTATTATTTCCATGTCTGTCAGTAAGTTCTTATGTTCAGATGTACTTTAATGTGGTGCAATCATATTTCATAAGTCAGTTGTTTTCCTTCTAATTTGCATGTGAATGGACCAATGTAGACTTTATATTGTTCTCAGTAACACATTTCTGCATCCTAGTTTTCCCCCATTTGCAGCATATTATATACCTGTTAATGGGAAGATGCTGAATTATTCCTTTCATGTAGGTAATGCAAGGTCTTGCGAAATCCATTGCATGGGATGGTGAGGGTGCAACGTGCTTAATTGAGGTAAATAACAGCTTGTTATTATGAACATGATAACTGGGTTTCTTAGCTTTAATAAACAATTTGGCTTATCCTAGAAGAGAAAACTGCAGTGCACACTATATAGGTCCTTTCTTAATTTCCCTGGAATACAATGTAATGTTCTAATGTGCCTTTTCCAATGCAGGTTACTGTAAGTGGTGCGAACAATGAGGCAGAAGCTGCTAAAATTGCTCGTTCAGTAGCATCTTCTTCTCTGGTTAAAGTACGTTAATGTTTTTTATGGCAATTTTTGCAATTCACTTTGTACATCAGCTGTAGCAGTCTTCTTTTTATTCATCGCTAAAGAAGGCCAGAATGATTACATTATTTATGTCAGGCCGCTGTGTTTGGAAGAGATCCGAATTGGGGACGTATTGCTTGCTCAGTTGGCTATTCAGGCATTCAGTTTGATGCAAATCGACTTGATATTTCTCTGGGAGCTATTCCACTAATGAAAAATGGTCAACCACTACCCTTTGACAGGTTAAAGTTAGATTGCATAgtaaatccacattttatcatTTCAGTCACTGTAAATAGATTAGGATTGCAAACAAGTTCTTTACCTCTGGCTGTTAGGATCTAATGCCTACTCATATTTTAGATCTGCAGCTAGCAAGTATCTCAAAGATGCTGGAGATGTCCATGGTACAGTGAACATTGATATATCAGTTGGTAAGCCTTCAGCTTCTTCATTGCAAATTCTTATCGATTACTATTTATTTATGGTTGCATCTATCCAAAACATATGGTTCATAACCAGGCCCTCTGCATCCAATATAGATTTGCTGTTGTGGAATTTGATTACAGTGCCATCTCTTTTATATTCATTGGTATTCTGGATGTCCTTTACTGCAATGCTACGAGTCACCAGAGTGGCCAGGCAGACGAAGCTGGTGTTATATGAATTAAACAAATGCTTTAAAAACTTGGATCCGTGTTTCAAAAACTGATGTCTTATTTAACTCTTCGTTTTTCTACCAGACAAGTTGATGCTCCGTCTCTACTCATACTTTACAAAATTACTATATTGTCATTATCAATCTGTTGATTGTTTTATTGACAGGAAGTGGAGGAGGAAATGGAAAGGCATGGGGCTGTGATCTGAGCTACAAATACGTTGAAATAAATGCTGAATATACAACGTGAGATATATTCACTTTGAAGAAAAATGTCTTCACTGGTTGGAACGATGAATCTTTCGGTGCAACCACCATCTGGAGAATGTATATCGTGTTGCAACAGCCAGCCTTTTCTTAC
This window contains:
- the LOC120691296 gene encoding arginine biosynthesis bifunctional protein ArgJ, chloroplastic, whose translation is MPPPSLLLLHSRAPLQPRPFRMNSRGAPSRVVVCSAASAEGFISAAPILLPEGPWKQVEGGVTAAKGFKAAGIYGGLRAKGEKPDLALVACDVDATVAGAFTTNVVAAAPVLYCKNVLNTSKTGRAVLINAGQANAATGDLGYQDAVDSAHAVAKLLNVSTDDILIQSTGVIGQRIKKEALLNSLPRLVGSLSSSVQGANSAAVAITTTDLVSKSIAVQTEIGGVAIRIGGMAKGSGMIHPNMATMLGVLTTDAQVSSDVWREMVRTSVSRSFNQITVDGDTSTNDCVIAMASGLSGLSGILSLDSTEAQQFQACLDAVMQGLAKSIAWDGEGATCLIEVTVSGANNEAEAAKIARSVASSSLVKAAVFGRDPNWGRIACSVGYSGIQFDANRLDISLGAIPLMKNGQPLPFDRSAASKYLKDAGDVHGTVNIDISVGSGGGNGKAWGCDLSYKYVEINAEYTT